One part of the Parabacteroides distasonis ATCC 8503 genome encodes these proteins:
- a CDS encoding polyprenol monophosphomannose synthase translates to MSDSIVIIPTYNEKENIENIIRAVFGLEKVFHILVIDDGSPDGTAAIVKGLQKEFPERLFIVERKGKLGLGTAYIRGFKWAIEHKYDFIFEMDADFSHNPNDLPKLYAACTGQGADVAIGSRYCNGVNVVNWPLGRVLMSYFASVYVRIVTGMKIQDTTAGFKCYRREVLETIDLDRVHFKGYAFQVEMKFTAYKCGFKLVEVPIIFINRALGVSKMNSSIFGEALFGVLQLKWWSFFRKYPRKHASHA, encoded by the coding sequence ATGTCAGACAGTATCGTCATTATTCCTACATACAACGAGAAGGAGAATATTGAGAATATCATTCGTGCCGTGTTCGGGCTGGAGAAAGTGTTTCATATCTTGGTGATCGATGATGGCTCTCCGGATGGGACGGCGGCTATCGTGAAGGGCTTGCAGAAGGAGTTCCCGGAGCGTCTTTTTATCGTGGAGCGTAAAGGGAAGCTGGGATTGGGTACCGCTTATATCCGGGGTTTTAAATGGGCTATCGAGCATAAATATGATTTTATTTTTGAGATGGACGCCGATTTCAGTCATAATCCCAATGACCTGCCGAAGCTATACGCCGCTTGTACCGGGCAGGGTGCCGACGTAGCCATCGGGTCGAGGTATTGCAACGGGGTGAATGTGGTGAACTGGCCGTTGGGCCGTGTGTTGATGTCTTATTTCGCCTCGGTGTATGTCCGTATCGTCACGGGTATGAAGATACAGGATACGACGGCGGGTTTTAAATGTTACCGCCGTGAGGTGCTGGAGACGATCGATCTGGACCGTGTCCATTTCAAGGGATACGCCTTTCAGGTGGAGATGAAGTTTACGGCTTATAAGTGCGGCTTTAAGCTCGTGGAGGTGCCGATCATCTTTATCAACCGTGCCTTGGGTGTCTCCAAGATGAACTCTTCGATATTCGGGGAGGCTTTATTCGGCGTCCTTCAATTGAAATGGTGGAGTTTCTTCAGGAAGTATCCGAGGAAACATGCGAGCCATGCCTAA
- a CDS encoding dihydroorotase — protein MNKILIQNPRIINEGRSFIGSVLVEGDKIAAVFEGEVPGNVRAEANQVIDATGKWLIPGVIDDQVHFRDPGLTHKGDIGTESRAAVAGGVTTFMDMPNTKPQTTTIADLEWKFNRAAEVSRANYSFFFGGTNDNMDEIRRLDRSRVPGLKLFLGSSTGNMLVDKKDSLERIFGEAGMLIAIHAEKEEVIRRNIQYYTNLHGEDLDISFHSKIRSEEACYQCSAEAVELATRLDSRLHILHLSTEKELSLLSNHLPLSEKKITGEVCVHHLWFHDGDYAQFGNRIKWNPSIKTIEDRAALREAVNNNTIDIVATDHAPHLPEEKQGSCLKAASGGPLIQHSLITMLELAMEGRFTYEKVVEKMAHMPAELFRIDRRGYIRPGYYADIVLIDPERTWTVSKENILYKCGWSPFEGYTFHHGVWKTFVNGELAYGDGEVNDAVRGKEVRYL, from the coding sequence ATGAATAAAATATTAATCCAAAATCCGAGAATCATCAACGAGGGCCGTTCTTTTATCGGCTCGGTGTTGGTGGAGGGGGATAAGATCGCGGCGGTGTTCGAGGGGGAGGTTCCCGGGAACGTGCGTGCCGAGGCGAACCAAGTGATCGACGCTACGGGGAAATGGTTGATACCGGGCGTTATCGACGATCAGGTGCATTTCCGGGACCCCGGGCTTACCCATAAGGGGGATATCGGGACCGAGAGCCGTGCGGCCGTGGCCGGTGGCGTGACGACCTTCATGGATATGCCGAACACGAAGCCACAGACCACGACGATCGCCGATCTGGAATGGAAATTCAACCGTGCCGCCGAGGTCTCCCGTGCGAATTACTCCTTCTTCTTCGGTGGGACAAACGATAATATGGACGAGATCCGCAGGCTGGATCGTAGCCGTGTGCCGGGACTGAAACTCTTTCTCGGCTCGTCTACGGGAAATATGCTGGTGGACAAGAAAGACTCGTTGGAGCGTATCTTTGGCGAGGCCGGTATGCTGATCGCCATCCATGCGGAGAAAGAGGAGGTGATCCGGCGTAATATCCAGTATTACACGAACCTGCATGGCGAGGATCTGGATATCTCTTTCCATAGCAAGATCCGTAGCGAGGAGGCCTGCTACCAATGCTCGGCCGAGGCGGTTGAACTGGCTACCCGCTTGGATTCCCGTTTGCATATCCTGCATCTCTCCACGGAGAAGGAATTATCGTTGCTCAGTAACCATCTTCCCTTGAGCGAGAAAAAGATAACCGGCGAGGTCTGCGTGCACCATCTGTGGTTTCATGACGGCGACTACGCCCAATTCGGTAATCGTATCAAGTGGAATCCTTCTATCAAGACGATCGAGGATCGCGCGGCGCTGCGTGAGGCGGTCAATAACAATACGATCGATATCGTGGCTACCGACCATGCCCCGCATCTACCGGAGGAGAAGCAAGGCTCTTGCTTGAAGGCGGCTTCCGGAGGACCGCTTATCCAGCACTCCTTGATCACGATGTTGGAGCTGGCGATGGAAGGCCGTTTCACGTACGAGAAGGTGGTCGAGAAGATGGCGCATATGCCGGCGGAGCTGTTCCGTATCGATAGGAGGGGATACATCCGTCCCGGATACTACGCCGATATCGTATTGATCGATCCGGAGAGGACTTGGACGGTATCGAAGGAGAATATCTTGTACAAATGCGGTTGGTCTCCTTTCGAGGGCTATACGTTCCACCATGGTGTATGGAAGACTTTCGTGAATGGCGAGTTGGCCTATGGCGATGGAGAGGTGAATGACGCCGTGAGAGGTAAAGAAGTCCGTTATCTATAG
- a CDS encoding 7-carboxy-7-deazaguanine synthase QueE: MRKINEIFYSLQGEGFHTGTPAVFVRFSGCNLRCGFCDTRHEEGVMMTDEEIVEKVSSFPARMVILTGGEPSLWIDKSLISRLREAGKQVCIETNGTRPLPDGIDWVTCSPKENAPVVLERVDEIKVVYTGQDLSAYAEIPARYHFLQPCSCQNTKEVVDYILRHPRWRLSLQTHKLIDIQ; the protein is encoded by the coding sequence ATGAGGAAGATTAACGAGATATTCTACAGCTTGCAAGGCGAAGGGTTCCATACGGGGACTCCCGCCGTATTCGTCCGCTTCTCCGGTTGCAACCTGAGATGTGGCTTCTGCGACACCCGCCACGAGGAGGGCGTGATGATGACGGACGAGGAGATCGTGGAGAAGGTATCTTCCTTTCCCGCACGGATGGTGATCCTGACGGGAGGAGAACCTAGCCTCTGGATCGACAAGTCGCTCATATCCCGCTTGCGTGAGGCGGGGAAACAGGTCTGTATCGAGACCAACGGCACACGCCCCCTGCCCGACGGCATCGACTGGGTGACTTGCTCGCCCAAGGAGAACGCCCCGGTGGTATTGGAAAGAGTCGACGAGATAAAGGTGGTTTATACCGGGCAAGACCTGTCCGCATACGCCGAAATCCCCGCACGGTACCATTTCCTGCAACCCTGCTCCTGCCAAAATACGAAAGAGGTAGTGGATTACATCCTCCGGCATCCCCGGTGGAGACTAAGTCTGCAAACCCATAAACTGATCGATATCCAATAG
- a CDS encoding 6-pyruvoyl trahydropterin synthase family protein, with amino-acid sequence MYTVIKRMEISASHSLRLSYPSKCENLHGHNWMITVYCRSKELNADGMVVDFSHIKRSVKSLLDHQNLNDILPFNPTAENIAFWVYEQIPSCFKVEVKESEGNTAIYEED; translated from the coding sequence ATGTATACCGTAATTAAACGTATGGAGATCTCCGCTTCCCATAGCTTGAGATTGTCCTACCCCAGCAAATGTGAGAATCTACATGGTCACAATTGGATGATCACGGTTTATTGCCGCTCCAAGGAATTAAACGCCGATGGCATGGTAGTCGATTTCAGCCATATCAAGAGATCGGTGAAATCCCTGTTGGACCACCAGAACTTGAACGATATCTTGCCTTTCAACCCGACGGCGGAGAACATAGCCTTTTGGGTATACGAGCAGATCCCGTCTTGTTTCAAGGTAGAGGTAAAAGAGTCTGAGGGTAATACGGCGATCTATGAGGAAGATTAA
- a CDS encoding glycosyltransferase family 2 protein has product MHLLIYIDIALFIFIAFFIGYDLFFTLASFFRRRHRKHRSIRLQKFAVIFAAYKEDQVIQESVERILLQDYPADKYRVIVVSDHMREETNQALAKLPIELLTPDFEHSMKHKSITYALEYLKEGIDKVVILDADNLTDTDFLTRINDITQDNIALQAHRTLKNDNTPIAVWDGISEEINNTIFRKGRVNVGISSSLIGSGMVFDFGWLKSHMPQCGTFAEDKELEIYLATENIFVDYAEDILVYDEKTSRQEVMARQRSRWFHAQLLAFSLIIRHLDLRTLNWNYIDKAVQWFPLPRILKLIIPLILALAWSLTAFPLALKWYGLILISILTYTLAIPRKMHTRKLYRNLSRLPFLFCVLIKGYIASLRRVKEKDTSFQSTPHDITIKNKENNG; this is encoded by the coding sequence ATGCACTTGTTAATCTACATAGATATCGCCCTATTCATTTTCATCGCCTTTTTCATAGGCTATGACCTATTTTTTACGTTGGCGTCCTTTTTTCGGAGGAGGCACCGGAAACACCGGAGCATACGGCTCCAGAAGTTCGCCGTCATCTTCGCCGCCTATAAGGAAGACCAAGTCATACAGGAATCCGTGGAGCGCATCCTCCTGCAAGACTATCCGGCGGACAAATACCGGGTGATCGTGGTATCGGACCATATGCGGGAGGAGACGAACCAAGCGCTCGCCAAGCTCCCGATCGAGCTCCTCACGCCGGATTTCGAGCATAGCATGAAACATAAGTCCATCACCTACGCCTTGGAATACCTAAAAGAGGGAATCGATAAAGTCGTCATCCTCGATGCCGACAACCTCACGGATACGGATTTCCTGACCCGGATCAACGATATCACGCAAGACAACATCGCCCTGCAAGCGCACCGTACCCTCAAGAACGACAATACGCCGATAGCGGTATGGGACGGTATCTCCGAGGAGATCAACAACACCATCTTCCGCAAGGGGCGGGTCAATGTCGGGATCTCCTCCTCCTTGATAGGCTCCGGCATGGTATTCGACTTCGGATGGCTGAAATCCCACATGCCCCAATGCGGCACTTTCGCCGAGGACAAGGAGCTGGAGATCTATCTCGCCACGGAAAATATCTTTGTCGATTACGCCGAGGACATCCTCGTGTACGACGAGAAGACCTCACGCCAAGAGGTCATGGCACGGCAAAGATCCCGCTGGTTCCACGCCCAACTGCTGGCATTCTCTTTGATCATACGGCATCTTGACCTCCGTACCCTCAACTGGAATTATATAGACAAGGCGGTCCAATGGTTCCCGCTCCCAAGAATATTAAAACTGATCATCCCACTCATCCTCGCCTTGGCATGGAGTCTCACGGCTTTCCCGCTTGCCCTGAAATGGTATGGACTGATATTAATCAGCATCTTGACATATACGCTGGCCATTCCCCGCAAGATGCATACACGGAAACTTTACAGGAATCTGTCGAGGCTCCCTTTTCTCTTTTGCGTCTTGATAAAAGGATATATAGCCTCCTTGCGCCGGGTGAAGGAGAAGGACACCAGCTTCCAGAGTACTCCTCATGACATAACGATAAAAAATAAAGAAAATAATGGCTAA
- a CDS encoding glycosyltransferase family 2 protein: MEKSCQVIEILFWIGIGIVFYTYLGYGIVLYLMVKIKELFVKPRSPRLPEPLPEATLLIAAYNEEAIVASKMVNCRQLDYPADKLRLVWITDGSNDNTNERLKEYPEVTVLYQPRRQGKTAALNRAIPYVKTPYVIFTDANTMLNKGAIKEIIRQFSDPRVGCVAGEKRVEIQAEQGATAGEGIYWKYESALKRLDYRLYSTVGAAGELFAIRTSLFEQMPPDTLLDDFILSLRIAMRGYKIAYSKEAYALESASLNMREEEKRKVRISAGGLQSVWRLRGLLNIFRYGILSFQYISHRVLRWTLTPVVLFALLPLNLLLACTGHTLYTVILALQLAFYLLGYLGYKMEKRNIRNKLLFIPYYFLFMNINVIRGYSYLAKHKGTGAWEKAKRGAG; the protein is encoded by the coding sequence ATGGAAAAGAGCTGTCAAGTCATTGAGATCCTCTTCTGGATCGGGATCGGGATCGTTTTCTATACCTATCTGGGGTATGGGATCGTATTATACCTTATGGTCAAGATCAAGGAGCTGTTCGTAAAACCCCGGTCCCCCCGCCTTCCAGAGCCGCTGCCGGAGGCCACGTTGCTGATAGCCGCCTACAACGAGGAGGCGATCGTGGCGAGCAAGATGGTGAATTGCAGACAACTGGATTATCCGGCGGATAAGCTGAGACTGGTCTGGATCACCGATGGAAGCAATGACAACACGAATGAGAGATTAAAAGAGTACCCGGAGGTCACCGTGCTGTACCAACCACGGCGACAAGGCAAGACAGCCGCCTTGAACCGGGCCATCCCCTACGTGAAGACCCCCTACGTGATCTTCACCGACGCCAACACGATGCTGAACAAGGGAGCCATCAAGGAGATCATACGCCAGTTCAGCGACCCGCGGGTAGGCTGCGTGGCCGGAGAGAAACGGGTAGAGATACAAGCCGAGCAAGGAGCCACCGCCGGAGAAGGCATATACTGGAAATACGAGTCCGCCCTCAAGCGACTGGACTACCGGTTATACTCCACCGTCGGAGCGGCAGGCGAGCTCTTCGCCATCCGTACCTCCCTCTTCGAGCAGATGCCCCCGGATACCCTGCTGGACGATTTCATCCTCTCCCTGCGCATAGCGATGAGAGGCTACAAGATCGCCTACAGCAAAGAGGCGTACGCCCTCGAGAGCGCCTCCCTGAACATGCGGGAGGAGGAGAAACGTAAAGTACGCATATCGGCCGGAGGATTGCAATCGGTATGGCGGCTACGGGGATTATTGAATATCTTCCGGTACGGGATACTGAGCTTCCAATACATCAGCCACCGGGTACTGCGCTGGACGCTGACGCCGGTCGTGCTCTTCGCCCTCCTGCCCCTCAACCTTCTCCTAGCCTGTACCGGGCATACCCTTTACACGGTCATCCTTGCCCTGCAATTAGCGTTTTACCTGCTGGGATACTTGGGGTATAAAATGGAAAAACGGAACATCCGGAACAAGCTATTATTCATTCCTTATTACTTTTTATTCATGAATATCAATGTCATACGAGGGTATAGCTATCTCGCTAAGCATAAAGGCACAGGCGCTTGGGAAAAAGCCAAACGAGGCGCGGGATAA
- a CDS encoding glycosyltransferase family 2 protein, whose product MAKKVSIITINYNGKDDTVDLIESFGRYETYPYEIIIIDNGSKNYGEHHVLSKYSPKPIVIRSDKNLGFAGGNNLGIPYADGDYILFLNNDTIINQPILENLARALDNNPQIGCVSPKIACWPEKKQLQYSGSTPMSPVTLRNENIGFGQTDTGQFNKSRYTAFAHGAAMMIRTTDIKKFGMMPEFYFLYYEELDWCVQIRRAGLKIWYEATSTVYHKESMSVGKQSPLQVYYHTRNRLLFAKRSIDKRDERIYAYIYQTLVAFPKRLSIYLVKGKFRLIGALGKGLINGLIAINKDMNYGKELSSH is encoded by the coding sequence ATGGCTAAAAAAGTATCCATCATCACCATCAATTACAATGGGAAGGATGATACCGTAGACCTAATCGAGTCGTTCGGTCGGTACGAAACCTATCCTTATGAGATTATCATCATCGATAATGGCTCGAAAAATTACGGCGAACACCATGTACTCAGTAAATATAGCCCCAAGCCAATAGTGATTCGCAGCGACAAGAACCTCGGGTTCGCCGGCGGGAACAACCTAGGGATTCCATACGCCGACGGTGATTATATCCTGTTTCTCAACAACGACACGATCATCAACCAACCGATACTAGAGAACCTAGCAAGGGCTCTCGACAACAATCCGCAAATAGGATGTGTCTCCCCCAAGATAGCGTGCTGGCCTGAGAAGAAGCAGCTACAGTACTCAGGCTCCACCCCGATGAGCCCGGTTACCCTCCGCAACGAGAATATCGGATTCGGTCAAACCGACACGGGACAATTCAATAAATCCCGCTATACGGCATTCGCCCACGGCGCGGCCATGATGATCCGGACCACGGATATCAAGAAGTTCGGGATGATGCCGGAATTTTATTTCCTTTACTACGAGGAGCTGGACTGGTGCGTGCAAATAAGGCGGGCCGGGCTGAAAATCTGGTACGAGGCTACCTCCACCGTCTATCATAAGGAGAGCATGAGCGTAGGGAAACAAAGTCCGCTTCAGGTCTATTATCATACCCGCAACCGCCTTTTATTCGCCAAACGATCGATCGATAAAAGGGATGAAAGGATTTACGCATACATCTACCAAACCCTAGTGGCTTTCCCGAAACGCCTCTCGATCTATCTCGTAAAAGGGAAATTCCGGCTGATCGGGGCGCTAGGCAAGGGATTAATAAACGGATTAATCGCAATCAACAAGGATATGAATTATGGAAAAGAGCTGTCAAGTCATTGA
- a CDS encoding hybrid sensor histidine kinase/response regulator — MDKLASEYKVLIVDDVPTNVMLVQAILKKEGYTLLTCDSGTKALRIANEKHPNLILLDIMMPEMDGYEVLQHLKSNPETTDIPVIIMSALSDMQSIVKGYQLGATEYVTKPFQREELVKRVAHRYELYSIKRIKAELENTIESRDTLYSVIAHDLRSPLGSLKMMNNAILMMVDKERVGDEVYEMIQMMNKTSEEIFLLLDNLLKWAKNRLNKQHVYKQQTDINSIIDSTAEMYVPMAAQKGVKIILENLDKELVGLVDIDMLKTIIRNLISNAMKFSFEGGTITLSSRSEGDFVTVSVKDTGKGIKKEDQDKLLKQDSHFTTYGTKNEKGSGLGLMLCKDFVELHGGKLWFESEGEGKGTTFLFSMKALNQEA, encoded by the coding sequence ATGGATAAATTGGCCTCAGAGTATAAAGTTCTTATCGTAGATGATGTCCCTACAAACGTCATGCTAGTACAAGCCATACTGAAGAAAGAGGGATATACGCTTTTGACTTGCGACAGCGGGACAAAAGCACTACGCATAGCTAACGAGAAACACCCAAATCTGATATTACTCGATATCATGATGCCTGAGATGGACGGATATGAGGTCCTCCAGCATCTGAAAAGCAATCCCGAGACTACGGATATACCCGTGATTATCATGTCCGCCCTAAGCGATATGCAAAGCATCGTGAAAGGTTACCAATTGGGCGCCACCGAATACGTCACAAAGCCTTTCCAACGTGAGGAGCTGGTGAAGAGGGTGGCCCACCGCTACGAGCTTTACAGCATCAAGCGCATCAAGGCCGAGCTGGAGAACACGATCGAGTCTAGGGATACGCTATACTCCGTTATCGCCCATGACCTGCGTTCCCCGCTAGGCTCGTTGAAAATGATGAATAACGCCATCTTGATGATGGTGGACAAGGAGCGGGTAGGCGACGAGGTGTACGAGATGATCCAGATGATGAACAAGACCTCCGAGGAGATCTTCCTCTTGCTGGACAACCTGCTGAAATGGGCCAAGAACCGCTTGAACAAGCAGCACGTATATAAGCAACAGACCGACATAAACAGTATCATCGACAGTACCGCCGAGATGTATGTCCCGATGGCGGCGCAAAAAGGCGTGAAGATTATCCTAGAAAATCTGGATAAAGAGCTGGTAGGCTTGGTCGATATCGATATGCTCAAGACGATTATCCGTAACCTGATCTCTAACGCCATGAAGTTTAGTTTCGAGGGGGGCACGATCACCTTATCCTCACGCTCCGAGGGGGATTTCGTAACCGTTAGCGTGAAAGATACCGGCAAGGGCATCAAGAAAGAGGATCAAGACAAGCTCTTGAAACAAGACTCGCATTTCACGACCTACGGGACGAAGAACGAGAAAGGCTCCGGTCTGGGATTGATGCTTTGCAAGGACTTCGTGGAGCTTCATGGAGGAAAGCTTTGGTTCGAGTCCGAGGGCGAGGGCAAAGGAACGACCTTCCTGTTCTCGATGAAGGCGCTGAACCAAGAGGCATAG